The following coding sequences are from one Nicotiana tomentosiformis chromosome 3, ASM39032v3, whole genome shotgun sequence window:
- the LOC104086398 gene encoding calcium-dependent protein kinase 10-like — protein sequence MGNCNACIRPEEASKTDLETKPKKPRERRPNPYSNSPAPIRVLKDFFPKTRISDKYILGRELGRGEFGVTYLCTDRETREALACKSISKKKLRTAVDIEDVRREVAIMSSLPDHSNIVKLRATYEDNEAVHLVMELCEGGELFDRIVARGHYSERAAAGVARTVAEVVRMCHANGVMHRDLKPENFLFANKKEHSALKAIDFGLSVFFKPGERFSEIVGSPYYMAPEVLKRNYGPEVDIWSAGVILYILLCGVPPFWAETEQGVALAILRGVIDFKREPWPQVSESAKSLVRQMLEPDIKKRLTAQQVLEHPWIQHAKKASNVPLGDIVRTRLKQFSIMNRLKKKALRVIAEHLTLEEVEVIREMFALMDSDGDAKISYDELKTGLRKVGSQLAEAEMKLLMDVADVDGNGVLDYGEFVAVIIHLQRMENDEHFRKAFMFFDKDGSGYIELDELREALADESGACDTDVLNEIMREVDTDKDGQISYEEFVAMMKTGTDWRKASRQYSRERFKSLSVNLMKDGSLQLQDVLSGQTVDV from the exons ATGGGTAACTGCAACGCTTGCATAAGACCAGAAGAAGCTTCCAAAACCGATCTTGAAACAAAACCAAAGAAGCCCCGAGAACGTAGACCCAATCCGTATTCAAATTCACCCGCCCCGATCCGAGTACTCAAAGACTTCTTCCCTAAAACCCGCATATCCGACAAATACATCTTGGGCCGCGAACTGGGTCGGGGCGAATTCGGAGTCACTTACCTTTGCACCGACCGTGAAACCCGAGAAGCTCTCGCATGCAAATCAATATCCAAGAAGAAGCTCCGTACAGCTGTAGACATCGAAGATGTAAGAAGAGAAGTTGCTATAATGTCAAGCTTACCTGATCACTCAAATATTGTTAAATTAAGAGCTACGTACGAAGATAATGAAGCAGTGCATCTGGTTATGGAGTTGTGTGAAGGTGGGGAGTTATTTGATAGGATTGTAGCAAGAGGGCATTATAGTGAAAGAGCTGCCGCTGGGGTTGCAAGAACTGTAGCTGAGGTTGTAAGGATGTGTCATGCTAATGGTGTTATGCATAGAGACTTGAAACCTGAGAATTTTCTGTTTGCTAATAAGAAAGAGCATTCTGCTCTTAAGGCCATTGATTTTGGCCTATCCGTCTTTTTCAAGCCTG GGGAAAGATTCTCTGAGATAGTGGGAAGTCCATATTACATGGCACCAGAGGTGTTGAAGCGGAATTATGGACCTGAGGTTGATATTTGGAGTGCTGGTGTCATCCTTTATATTTTGTTGTGTGGGGTTCCTCCATTTTGGGCTG AAACTGAACAAGGGGTTGCTCTTGCAATTTTGAGGGGAGTGATTGATTTTAAGAGGGAACCATGGCCTCAAGTTTCTGAAAGTGCAAAAAGTCTAGTAAGACAGATGCTGGAACCAGACATCAAAAAGCGGTTGACGGCCCAACAGGTCCTTG AGCACCCCTGGATACAACATGCAAAAAAGGCTTCAAATGTTCCACTGGGAGATATTGTTAGGACAAGACTGAAGCAATTTTCTatcatgaacagattaaaaaagAAAGCACTGCGG GTCATTGCTGAGCACTTGACACTTGAAGAGGTTGAGGTAATCAGAGAGATGTTTGCATTAATGGACTCTGATGGTGATGCAAAAATATCATATGATGAACTAAAGACTGGACTTAGAAAAGTGGGTTCGCAGTTAGCAGAAGCAGAGATGAAGTTGCTGATGGATGTG GCTGATGTTGATGGAAATGGAGTCCTGGACTATGGGGAGTTTGTAGCAGTTATAATCCACTTACAGAGGATGGAAAACGATGAGCATTTTCGTAAAGCATTCATGTTCTTTGACAAAGATGGAAGCGGTTATATTGAGCTTGATGAGCTACGAGAAGCTCTAGCTGATGAATCAGGTGCATGCGATACTGATGTACTGAATGAGATCATGCGTGAAGTTGATACAGACAAG GACGGGCAAATCAGTTACGAGGAGTTCGTAGCAATGATGAAGACAGGAACTGATTGGAGAAAGGCATCTCGGCAGTACTCAAGAGAAAGATTCAAGAGCTTAAGTGTTAATCTAATGAAGGATGGGTCTCTCCAGCTTCAGGATGTGCTCAGCGGCCAAACAGTCGATGTTTAA